One segment of Radiobacillus kanasensis DNA contains the following:
- the miaB gene encoding tRNA (N6-isopentenyl adenosine(37)-C2)-methylthiotransferase MiaB, whose translation MNEQQRKELDRIKQVDPSDIKSDQDKNLERLKNTSSDEIISKYFQATYEPPNLKKAKKRRREDIQIHYDFGIPEDMKEIGRGKKFLIRTYGCQMNEHDTEVMAGLLTDMGYESTNETTEADIILLNTCAIRENAENKVFGEIGHLKPLKQENPDVIIGVCGCMSQEESVVNRILKKHPFIDLIFGTHNIHRLPQLLKEAMFSKAMVVEVWSKEGDIIENLPKVRKGKIKGWVNIMYGCDKFCTYCIVPYTRGKERSRLPEDIIQEVRHLAAQGYKEITLLGQNVNAYGKDFTDMEYGLGDLMEEISKIDIPRVRFTTSHPRDFDDRLIEVLAKGGNLLDHIHLPVQSGSSEVLRVMARRYTRERYLELVDKIRKAMPNATLTTDIIVGFPNETDEQFEETLSLVEEVGFESAYTFIYSPREGTPAARWEDNIPMEVKKERLQRLNALINKQSAEAMKKYHGQTVKVLVEGESKKNPDVLSGYTERNKLVNFRGPNSVIGQIVEVKITEAKTWSLDGELVEEAVEVN comes from the coding sequence ATGAACGAACAGCAACGGAAGGAATTAGACAGAATAAAACAGGTGGATCCATCGGACATAAAATCCGACCAGGATAAAAACCTGGAACGACTTAAAAACACGTCATCGGACGAAATCATTAGCAAGTATTTTCAAGCTACTTATGAACCGCCTAACTTGAAAAAAGCTAAAAAACGCCGAAGAGAGGATATTCAAATTCATTACGATTTTGGTATCCCAGAGGATATGAAAGAGATCGGGAGAGGCAAGAAATTCCTCATTCGTACGTATGGCTGCCAAATGAACGAGCATGATACCGAAGTAATGGCTGGACTATTAACGGATATGGGCTATGAATCTACAAATGAAACAACAGAAGCAGATATCATTTTGTTGAATACATGTGCCATTCGTGAAAATGCGGAAAATAAAGTGTTTGGTGAAATCGGCCACTTGAAACCACTCAAACAAGAAAATCCAGATGTCATCATCGGCGTGTGTGGATGTATGTCTCAAGAGGAGTCGGTCGTCAACCGTATTTTGAAGAAGCATCCGTTTATCGACCTTATCTTTGGTACACACAATATTCATCGCTTGCCGCAATTGCTGAAAGAAGCGATGTTCAGTAAAGCGATGGTTGTGGAAGTGTGGTCGAAGGAAGGGGACATTATTGAAAACCTTCCGAAAGTAAGAAAAGGTAAAATTAAAGGCTGGGTTAACATTATGTACGGCTGTGACAAATTCTGTACGTATTGTATCGTCCCTTATACACGCGGAAAAGAACGAAGTCGTCTTCCTGAGGATATTATTCAAGAGGTTCGTCATTTAGCAGCACAAGGCTACAAGGAAATTACGCTGTTAGGACAAAACGTGAATGCTTATGGAAAAGATTTCACAGATATGGAATATGGTTTAGGAGACTTAATGGAAGAAATCAGTAAAATTGACATTCCTAGAGTTCGTTTTACAACCTCCCATCCAAGAGATTTCGATGACCGTCTAATCGAAGTACTTGCAAAAGGTGGAAACCTTCTCGACCATATCCACTTGCCAGTTCAATCCGGGAGCTCTGAAGTGCTTCGCGTAATGGCAAGAAGATATACGAGAGAGCGTTATCTAGAGCTTGTGGACAAAATCAGAAAAGCGATGCCAAACGCAACCTTAACAACGGATATTATCGTTGGCTTCCCGAACGAAACGGATGAACAGTTTGAAGAAACACTTAGCTTAGTAGAAGAAGTTGGTTTTGAAAGTGCCTATACGTTTATTTACTCTCCAAGGGAAGGAACTCCTGCTGCAAGATGGGAAGACAACATCCCGATGGAAGTGAAAAAAGAGCGTCTACAACGGTTAAATGCCTTGATTAACAAACAATCTGCGGAAGCAATGAAAAAATATCACGGACAAACAGTTAAGGTACTTGTCGAAGGGGAAAGCAAGAAAAATCCAGATGTGCTGTCTGGGTACACAGAGCGAAACAAGCTTGTTAACTTCAGAGGTCCGAATTCCGTAATCGGACAAATTGTTGAAGTGAAAATAACGGAAGCAAAAACTTGGTCTTTAGATGGAGAATTAGTAGAAGAAGCGGTAGAGGTGAACTAA
- a CDS encoding RicAFT regulatory complex protein RicA family protein, with protein MTQYTRKQIIEEAEKLARMMASTEEIDRFKQLEAKLNENQKIRETIERIKKLQKQAVNFQAYGKTEALNRVEKEIDRLQGEIDSIPIVQEFKETQVMINDILQLVSNTISREVTNEVIRSTEGDVLRGETGSKLKYSGGHHH; from the coding sequence ATGACACAGTACACACGTAAGCAAATCATTGAAGAAGCGGAAAAACTAGCCAGAATGATGGCCAGCACAGAAGAAATTGATCGTTTTAAACAGCTCGAGGCTAAACTAAACGAAAACCAAAAGATTCGTGAAACGATTGAACGCATTAAAAAACTACAAAAGCAAGCTGTAAACTTCCAAGCCTATGGAAAAACGGAAGCTTTAAATCGAGTGGAAAAAGAAATTGATCGCCTTCAAGGTGAAATTGATTCCATTCCAATTGTTCAGGAATTTAAAGAAACACAAGTTATGATTAATGATATTCTTCAGTTAGTATCCAACACGATTTCTCGTGAGGTGACGAATGAAGTTATTCGCTCTACAGAAGGGGACGTACTTCGTGGAGAAACAGGATCCAAATTGAAATACAGTGGTGGACACCACCATTAA
- the cotE gene encoding outer spore coat protein CotE yields MSFLDQEYREIITKAVIGKGRKFVQDTNTISPSHRPTSILGCWVINHLYNAKKKGENIVEINGSYDVNIWYSYNDNTKTEVVTERVNYCDHIKLSVKDENTVSDDYEVFAKVIQQPNCLDCKISTQDHKIVVEVEREFLVEVVGETKVCVRVDPNGYVSDDDDWDFELTDDEFESVDPDFLAVNEEE; encoded by the coding sequence ATGTCATTTCTTGATCAAGAATATCGGGAAATTATAACAAAAGCTGTTATAGGTAAGGGTCGAAAGTTTGTTCAGGACACAAATACGATTTCCCCGTCACATAGACCAACTAGTATTTTAGGGTGCTGGGTGATTAATCATCTCTACAATGCTAAGAAAAAAGGGGAAAACATCGTAGAAATCAATGGAAGCTATGATGTGAACATCTGGTATTCCTACAATGACAACACGAAAACAGAGGTTGTAACAGAACGCGTTAACTATTGTGATCATATTAAGCTATCTGTTAAAGATGAAAATACAGTTAGCGATGATTACGAAGTATTTGCAAAAGTCATTCAACAGCCTAATTGCTTGGATTGCAAGATTTCTACTCAAGACCACAAGATTGTCGTAGAAGTAGAACGGGAATTCCTAGTAGAGGTTGTTGGTGAAACGAAAGTCTGTGTGCGTGTCGATCCAAACGGATATGTTAGCGATGATGATGACTGGGATTTCGAATTAACCGACGATGAATTTGAAAGTGTAGACCCAGACTTTCTAGCCGTAAATGAAGAAGAATAG